The genomic segment GACATGGATCTTAAGAAAAAGATGTTCAGCGAGTTGAATGAACTTACAAGAGAGGATGTAATACTCGCAACAAATACCTCTTCCATGTCTATCACCGAGATTGCAAATGCAACCACAAGGCCTGACAAGGTTGTGGGTATGCATTTCTTCAACCCTGTTCCCCTTATGCGCCTCGTCGAAGTTATTCGCGGTCACTACACAAGCGACGAGACCATTGCAGTCTCTTTAGACCTTGCAAGAACATTGAAAAAAGAGCCTATCGAAGTAAAGAAAGATATTCCCTGTTTTGTTGTAAACCGGCTCATGATGCCACATTTTGTTGAGGCCATGTGGCTACTTCAGGAAGGCATTGCATCAGCGGAAGATATCGACAAGGCTGCAAAACTCGGCCTTAATTACCCTATGGGCCCATTCGAGTTAATGGACTTGACAGGCATAGACATAGCTTACCATGTAGTTGAATATCTGCACAAAGAGATGAACAAGGAACTTAAATGGGTTGCTCCTCGCATTCTGAAAGATATGATAAAAGCGAATCGCCTTGGAATGAAAACAGGGGCAGGTTGGTACGATTATAACA from the Pseudomonadota bacterium genome contains:
- a CDS encoding 3-hydroxyacyl-CoA dehydrogenase family protein, with product MSIKTIGVLGAGTMGNGIAQIAAQAGYDVVMRDIDDKFVEKGLKSIDKFLAKSVEKGKITAEVKDAVMGKIKGTTRMEDLKGADYVVEVVFEDMDLKKKMFSELNELTREDVILATNTSSMSITEIANATTRPDKVVGMHFFNPVPLMRLVEVIRGHYTSDETIAVSLDLARTLKKEPIEVKKDIPCFVVNRLMMPHFVEAMWLLQEGIASAEDIDKAAKLGLNYPMGPFELMDLTGIDIAYHVVEYLHKEMNKELKWVAPRILKDMIKANRLGMKTGAGWYDYNKK